The DNA window CCGCCAAGACTCCTGTCTGTGCGCTGAACGCATGACTGCCGCTTCCGGGAAGGACCGGGGTGTCGGTTGCTGAATGACGTCTTCGGATTTCCGACGCTGTCGCCTCGCTCGGGCGACGGAAGGTGTCGCTATCCGGTCGCTTTTTTGGCAACTCGAAGGTCGTCGTTCCACCTGTTTCATGTATGCACACCGCATCGTCTTCCGGTCGGGCAAAGCCCGCGGCGCTGTCCCTTTTGTCTGCTGAACGTCCAAGGAATGTCGGCTGGAAACAGGCCGGCGGCCTGCTTTTTGGTGACTGGGGCACCAGTCGTCTCTACGTGCTGGGCCTGGCCCTTTTCTTCGCGGGGCGCACCAGCTTCTGGCTCATTCTCGCGATGAGCGTGCTCATCATGGCGGTCGGCTGGGCGTACTCCCAGATCTGCCGCATTTACCCCGACGGCGGCGGTGTCTACACCGCCGCCAAAAGCAAGAGCCGAACCCTCGCCGTCGTCGGCGCATTGCTGCTGTTTGCCGACTACACGGTGACTGCGTCGCTGAGCGCGCTCGACGCGTTCCACTACTTCGGTCTCGGCGCCGAGCATGCACATGTCGAGAAGGGGCAGGTCGACAAAGGCCCCGATACCGATGCGTCCCTCGACCCCCACCGACAGACGCCACCCAGCACCGCCGACGAACTCTTCGCCTGGCGAAGCCCGGCACTCTGGGGCATCGTCGCGGTTGCCGTCATCGGGATGTTCAACCTGATGGGGCCGAAACACACCGGCGGTTTTGCCATCGCGGCGGCCGTGGGGATGGTGTTCATCACACTCCTCATCACCGCGTTCGCGCTGCCGCAGGTGCCCTGGGCCGACCTGCCGCAGAGAATCCCCTCACTTTCCGACACGCTGCAACACCAGCCGACGGCGCTGTGGGTCTCGTTCGTCTCAATCGTCCTGGCGCTGTCCGGCGTTGAGGCGATCGCCAACCTCACCGGCGTGATGAAGAAGCCCGTCGCCCATACCGCCCGCAAGGCGATCTGGGTCGTCGCGACCGAGGTCGCCGTCTTCAACGTCCTCCTGGCGTTGTTCATGCTTTCGATCTCCCCGATCGACCGCGACGCCCACCAGGCTGACATGGCCGCCTTCCTCACCGGGCACTACGTCGGTCAGTGGGGCGAACTGGCCGTACGCATCATCGGCGGCGTGCTGCTGCTCTCGGCGGCCAACACCGCCATCACCGACATGATCTCCGTCCAGTACCTCATGGCCCGCGACGGCGAACTGCCGCAGGTCATGACGCGGCTGAATCGTTTCGGCGTGCCCTGGCTGCCGGCGGTGGTCGCGGCATCGGTCCCCATCATCGTCCTGCTGATCAGCCACGACCTCGACAGCCTCGCCGCGCTCTACGCCATCGGCGTGATCGGCGCGGTCGCGATCAACGTCACCCTCTGCGCCATGCACCCGCGCCTCCGCCGCATGCAACGCAAGGTGCCGATGCTCGTGCTGGGTGTCATCCTGCTGGCGATCTGGGTGACGCTCGCGTTCGTCAAGCGCGAGGCGCTGCTTTTCGTCACCGTCGTCATGGTGCTCGGGCTGTCGGCCCGTCAGCTCAACCGATTCCTCGCCCAGCGCCGCGGACCCAAGCCCAGCATCCTCCGACAGGCGATCGCCGAGCAGCTCCCCGACAACGTCGCACTCATGCCCAAGGTTCTCCTGGCCACCTACGGCTCGGAAGCGCTCGCGGCGCCGGCGTTCGCCGAGGCCAAGCGCATCGGCGCGGCGGTCGTGGTCGCGTTCGTGCGGCAGGTCAACCTGTCCTACAAATACGACGCCGCCGAACGGCTGACGATCGACACCGACCTGGCCGCCCTCCGCACGTTCGCGCGTTTTCTCGACCTTGGTCACGAGGCCGGCGTGCCCGTCATCCCCATCTACGACACCGGCACCAACGCGGCGGAACTGCTGGCCGAATCGGCGGCGATGTACGGCGTGGACCGCGTGCTGATCGGCACCAGCCGACGCGGCGCGATCCACAAGTTCATCAAGGGAAACTTCCAGAAGCAGCTCGAATACCTGCTCCCACCCGACACCAAGATCGTCGTCGTCCCGCCACCGGCCGACGGCCTGCCCCACCGCGCCGATGCTTCGGTGGACGAAGAGGCACTCGAGACCGTCGGGCCCAAGACCTGACGCTTCAAAAGCAGTGGTGCCACGGGTCTGCGACGTTACCGCCGACCCGTGGCACCAAAATGCACGCCGCATTGCTGACAGAACATGAGCGCTGCGCGGTCGTTACTTCTGCGCGACCTTCAGTTCCTTCAGCTTCGCGATCATGTCTTCGGCGCTGGTCGCCGGCTTTACCGCCTTGTCGATCGCGGCGATCTTGCCTTCCTTGTCGATATAAATCGTCCAGCGGTTGGACATGCCCTTGGCGTTCAGCACGCCGTACGCGGCGGCGGCTGTCTTCTTCTCGTCGCCGAGGATCGGGAAGTCGGTCTTCTCCGATTCGGCGAACGCCTTGTTCCCCTTCGGCCCGTCCACCGGATCGACGCTCGCCATGAAGTACGCGACGTCAAACTTCCGGATCTTGTCCCCGTTGGCGGCGAGCGATTTGCACTCGGTCGTGCATCCGCCGGTGAACGCCTTGGGGAACCACGCGATCACCACCGCCTGCTTGCCCTTGAAATCGGACAGCTTGTAGGTCTTGCCGTCGCTGGCGGGGAGCGAAAAGTCAGGGGCGGCGTCGCCGACCTTCAGCTCGGCTGCGGCGGCAGCCTGAACCGGGGATGCGGTGTAGGTCAGCCCGGCAAAGCCCGCGGCGACACCGCAGGCGGCCGCAACCGCGATCGACAATGATTGAAGATTCTTCGAGAAGCGCATGGTTCTCCTCCAGTGGTCTGTGTTGTTGCACACAATCTTGATCGCCCGCACGGGCGATACTCGACTGAACGCCGCAAGTATATACCGGCCGGTGACCGAAGGGTTTGCGTTTACCCCATCACAACGGGCGTTGTGGAAGGGGGAGCCGAGCTTACCGGCAGCGTCTCCAGAAGTGCTACTTCGTGCCCGTCAGGTTCTTCGCCGGGCCCGCCCGATTTCGCGTAGGCGGGCTCCGCCGAACCTGCTACGGTCCGATCAAGGAATCCACCATGACGCAGAAAAACACAACTTCTCGCAGCGGTCACGATCACAAAGGGCCGGCATCGGCCAAACTTCCCGCCGGCGAATCGGGGAAGCAGTTGAACGCCACGACTTCCGCCAAGGAAGCCCGCCTGAATGAAGCGGGTCTGGGCGGCAATCGCACTGGGAAGGCATCCGCGACCGGCAAGCGTGCCCAGGCGCGGCGCGATGCAAAACCGGAAGTCGTCCCCGCGGTCGACACGCTGACCCAATCATCGAACGCATCGACCTCATCCAACGAAGCGCCCGAACCCCAGACGCCCCGGATCCAGGTCCAGGTCAACACCGATCACAACGTCAAGGGGAGTGAGGCGCTCGAGCTGCATGTTCAGTCCACCGTCGATGCCTCGCTCGGCCGATTCGGCGACAAGATCACCCGTGTCGAAATCCACCTCAGTGATGACAACGGCAGCAAGTCCAAAGGCGACGACAAACGCTGCCTCCTGGAAGCTCGCCCGGCGGGCATGAAACCCCTCGTCGTCACCCACGTCGGCGGAACCATCAACGAAGCGGTTGGCGGTGCGGTCGATAAGATGAAAAAACTTCTCGACAGTACGTTCGCCAAGCGACGTGATCCGCAGGGGCGTACGTTGCGTGGCGAATCGCCGGCCGCTGAATGACGTGCGTCGCCCGACTTCACGCAAGGGGGCAGCTTCGTCGCACTTCGGTACGCTCCGCTGCGCGTCGCGGCTAACCGGTTAGCCGCGACGCGGAGCGGAGCGTCTTTAGCAGGACGCTGAAAAACCCTTGACGGCGGCCGGAGGCCGCGCTGAACTATCGGCCATACTCGACATGGAGGTCGCTCATGCGTGGCAAGACGGATCGGCAGGCAGTTCTGTTCGTGGCGTCGATTGACCTGGAGGCCCGTGTCCGCCCGGATCACCCGCTGCGGGCCATCAAGCGGATGGCGGATCAGGATCTGGCGAAGATGAGCCGCCGGTTCGACACCGCCTATGCCCAGGAAGGCCGGCCCAGTGTGCCGCCGGAGCGATTGATCAAGGCGATGCTGCTGCAGTCGCTCTACTCGATCCGCTCTGAGGCACAGCTCGTCGAGCGGATCGACCACGATCTGCTGTTCCGCTGGTTCCTGGATCTGCGGATCGACGAGCTGGTGTTCGACGCCACTGTTTTCAGCCACAACCGGGTCCGGCTGGAGAAGCACGGTTTGATCGACGCGTTCTTCAACAGTACGGTGCGTCGGGCGATCGCGATCGGGCTGGTCAGCTCCGACCACTTCTCCGTCGACGGCTCGCTGATCGAGGCATACGCATCAATCAAGAGCTTCAAGTCCAAGGACCGAGACGATTCCGGGGACTCCAACGGCTTCAAGGGCCGCAACGCGGAAGTCGACTTCCACGGACAGAAGCGGTCGAACGATACGCACGAATCAACGACTGATCCTGACGCGAAGCTGATCCGCAAGAGCGACGGTCAGCCGGCGCGGCTTGCCCACGCGCTGCACGCGATCGTGGAGAACCGGCACGGTCTGGTGCTGGCGGTCGAGGTCAACTCGCCGCTGGACAACAGCGAGCCGAAGACCGCGGTGTCGTTGTTGGACCGCGTGAAGGAGCGATTCAAGATCACGCCTAAGACGCTGGGCGCAGACAAAGGATACGACCAAGGGCCGTTTCTGCTCGACCTGGAGAAACGAAAGATCACGCCGCACGTGGCGACCAAGGACGGACCGATCGGCGGGGAGCCGGGAACCCGCTACAGCAAGGTGAACACCGAGACGATCGCGGCCCGCAAGCGGATGCGAAAGCGAGAGAGTGGCGTTGGGTACTCGATCAGCCAACGGTGCCGCAAGAAGATTGAGGAGTGCTTCGGCTGGGTGAAGACGATCGGCGGCCTGGCGCGGACGCGTCTGATCGGCCACCGCAAGACCGGCCAGCAGGCGCACATTGCCGCGGCGGCGTTCAACCTGATCCGGTTGCGCTCACTGTCGGGCGTAGCATGAACCACAGGGCCATCGATGCGCGCCGTCCGGCGCCGCGACGGGCTCGCCGAAGCGAAAATCCGTCCTGTTTCAAGCCATACTTGCAATAACTGTTGGTCAACGGCCAAAGCGAGGGCCAGAAATCAGGCGATTCAAGGGTTTTTCAGCGTCCTGTTAGCGCGTCTCCCGTACGTCTCCGGAGGGCCTACTTCGTACCGATCAGGTTCTTCACCAGGAACTCCGCCCGCCGGCGGGTGCCGTAGGGGGTCTCGGCGGCGCCGTGCTTGCCGCCGACGATGACCACCAGATCAAAATCCTTGTCGGCCTTCTGCAGCGCGCCGACCACCTGCATCGTCGACGCGGGGTCTACGTTGTTGTCCATCTCGCCGACGATCAGCATCAACTTCCCCTTCAGCAACCCGGCGTTGACGGCGTTGGAACTGGCGGCGTAGCTCTCGTCTACCGGCCAGCCCATCCACTGCTCGTTCCACCAGATCTTGTCCATCCGGTTGTCGTGGCAGCCGCAGTCGGCGACGGCGACGCTATAGAAGTCGTTGTGCCAGAGAAGGGCGGCCATCGCGTTTTGTCCGCCTGCCGATCCGCCGTAAATGCCGACGCGGGACAGGTCCATCTGCGTGAACCGCGCCGACGCGGCGCGGCACCAGGCGATGCGATCGGGGAAGCCGGCGTCCTTGAGGTTCTTGTGGCAGATGTCGTGGAACGCCTTGCCACGGCCGTCGGTGCCCATGCCGTCGGCCTGCACGACGATCATGCCGCGGTCGGCCAGCCGCTGCCGCTCGCCCCAACTCGGGCGGAATGCGACGGGGGCGAAGAAGTCCTGCGGGCCGGCGTAGATGTTTTCCAGCACGGGGTACCGCTTGGCGGGGTCGAAATCACGCGGCAGCCAGACCACGCCGTAGATATCCGTCTTGCCGTCGCGACCCTTGGCGGCGAAGCGCGTCGGCCAGCGGCCGCCGCGGGCGGCGAGCGCCTCGGACGCGTCCGCCTCTTCCAGGCGGCACACCAGCTTGCCGGTCTCGGCGTTGCGCAGCTCGGTGATGGGCGGCTGATCGACGCGCGACCAGCGGTCGATGAGGTATCGGCGGTCGGGCGACCACTGCACATCGTGCGTGCCGTCGCCGTCGGTAAGGACGGTCAGCCCGGAGCCGTCGACGTTCGCCCGGCAGACGTGGACGTGGTAGGGGTCCTGCCCCGACTTCATACCCATGGCGCGGAACCAGACCTGCCGCGTGTTCGTGTCCAGCCGATCGACGCCGCGCACCAGCCAGGGGCCGTTGGTGATCTGGTTCTTCACCTTGCCGGCCTTGGCGTCGTAGAGCCACAGGTGGTTCCAGCCGTCGCGCTCGCTGGCCCAGACCAGTTCATCCTCGCCGACCCACTGGCAGTAGAACTTCCCGGAGTAGTGGATGAAGGTGTTGCTGCGCTCCTCGACGATCGCGCGGGCGTCGCCGGTGGCGGCATCGACCGCGATCAGCCGGAGCACCTGGTGGCCGCGCTGGTTGTAGACGAAGGTAAACCGCGACGAATCGGCCGACCAGCGGAGGTCGTTGATCGACCAGGGCGTCGGGAACAGGTCGTCCTTGATCGGCACGGCCCGGCGGTCGGCGACGCGGAACAGCCGGGGGCGCGGGTGGTCGATCGGATCGCCGGGCTTGTTGTAGTCGAGCGTGCGGAGCTTCGGCTGCAACTGGTCCTTGGGCGACGACTCGACGGTGTAGACCTTTCGCTCTTCGGGTGTCAGCACCCGCATCGCGACGACGTGCGACGAATCCGGCGACCACCAGACGCGGTCGGGCGAGTAGCCGTCGCCGGCCTTGCCGTCGGTGGTCAGCGGCTGTTCGTCGCCGCCGGCGGCGGGGCGGAGCAGCAGGTTGTCGTCGCGCACGGCGACGACCCATTTGCCGTCCGGCGACGCCGGGCCACGCGGCGATCGGCGACCGGCGGCAGGCTTTCGGCCGGCGGGGCGGGTGGCCGATTCGGGGAACACCATGGCGTCGCCATCATCATCTGCGTCGTCCACGTGTGGCATTGGTTTCGCGCCAGGTTCGACGGTGACCGTCGAGGCGGCCGCACCGGCTTCGAAGAACGCGACGTCTTTGCCGTCGGGATCGACCGCGACCCACACGTGGCCGGCGTAGGTGCCCTGTGTGCTCCGCCGGCCGGGGGCGACGGTCGCAAACTTCCGGCGGTCGCCGTCGGGATCGATCCAGAAGAGGTCGATCGGTTTGGGGGTTCGGTTGACGAAGGTGAGCTCGGATTCGTCACCGTCGCCGCCGAAGCGGCTCGGCCGCGGCCCGGGCAACTGGCGAGCCCCGGACGCGCCGGGTTTGCCGGCGGGCGGATCGACCTTGGTCAGCCCGTACGTCGTCAGATCCAGCCGCCAGGCGGCGTCACCGCCGCGCCCGACGAGGATCAGCGTGGTAGGTGCTTGGCCAAAGTCGAGGGATTCAATCGGCAGTCGGCCGGCGACGACGGGTTTGTTCGTGGCCTTGGCCAGTGCATCGGCGACGCGGGCGTGGTCGAACGCGGGTGCGCGTTTGCCGGCGGCGGCATCGACACGGATGAACTCCCGCTGTCCTCCGGGCAGATCGTTGCGGTACCAGAACTGCGACCCGTCGGCCGACCAGTGCGGATCGATCTTGTCGCGATAGACCCCCTCGGCACCCTGTGCCGCCGATAGCCGTAGGAGAACCAGAAGCAAGCCGTACACCGCCAGGGCCCACGCGGCCGGACGTGCCGCGCGAGCCGCTCGAGGGTGCCCTGTCCGACCGCCGCCGAAGGGGGTCGTTTGCCGGTGTCGAGTCCGCGCCGCGTTGTCTTTCCGCCACATGAGGCCGGCTTATACTCCCGGGGCGACCCGCCGACAATTCTGGACAACGGATGGCAGGTATGGGGTTAAAGGTTAAGGGTCACTTGTCACCGACTACCGACTACTGACTACTGACTACTGACTACTGACTCCGTCCACCTTTGCTCGCCATTTCCCCGGAGGCACTTCATGGCTGCGATCTTGAACCGTCTGCGATTCTTCCTTCCCGCGTTGCTTTGCCTGCTCCTGCCGGCGATGGGATTTGCCGACGACAAACCCGCATCGGCCGCGCCCCCCAAGGGGCAGCGGGTGCAGATCTGCGGCCACAGCTTTCACATCTTCGTCGCTCCGGCGCTGGGCAAAATCGCCGAGTCGGCGGGCATCAAGGATCATGTCACCGTCGGCGCCCAGATGATCGGCGGATCGACCGTTACCCAGCACTGGGACCTTCCCGACGACAAGAACAAGGTCAAAACCGGCCTGACCGCCGGGGCGTTCGACGTGCTGACCCTTGCCCCGCACATGAAACTCGTCCCCGACCCGGCGATCGAGGCGTTCACGATGCTGGGGCTCAAGCACAACCCCAACCTGCGCGTCTACGTGCAGCAGTCCTGGATGGCGTTCGACGACTGGAGCAAGCCGATCAAGGACAACAAGGAGCGCGACCAAAAGACGATCGACATCCTCCGCCCGCCTTTGGAAGTCTTCCGCACCGGCTTGGAAAAGCAGGCGAAGGAGATCAACGCCAAGGCCGGCAAGCAGGTGGTGTTCATCGTGCCCGCGGGCGAGGCGGTGCTGGCACTGCGGGCAAAGGTGATCGCCGGCGAGGTGCCGGGAATCACCAAGCAATCGGAGCTGTTCCGCGACCCCATCGGCCACGGTCTTGAGCCGCTGACTCGACTGGTGAGCTACTGCAACTACGCCGCCATCTACCGCACCAGCCCGGTGGGCCTGAAGGTGTTCGAAAAAGACGGAGACGAAAACGCCCGCAAGCTCAACCGCATGCTCCAGGAGATCGCCTGGAAGGCGGTCTCGGAGGGGGCGATGAGCGGTGTGGAAGCCGACAAGGCGAAGTAGCAGGCTTCTGGCTGATCCGGGCTGATCCCGCCCGAACCGTCGCCCGCCGACTTGACCCGTGCCGGGAAAGCCGTACACTATTTCACTCGGTTCCCGGGGCCATGGTCTAACGGGATGACGACTGAATCGCATTCAGTAAATCGGGGTTCGATTCCCCGTGGCTCCATTTGGCAGCGGGACGGTTTCGACCGTCCCGCTGTTTCGTTTCACGCCTTGGGGATATACTTTTCTTATATGCACCAGATCGATCATGTGATCGTCCGGGAAGGAAAGGTTGTCCTGACTGGCCTTCCGTTCGCCGACGGGCAAGCGGTTACCATTTCGGTCGCTCTGGATGAGCCCTCGCAGCGAGCATCGCGGTCGATTGCCGAAGTGCGCCAGGTCCTTAAGGGTGGCGTCGAGCGGTTCGACGAACCGTGTGAGCCGATGATACCTCCCGAACAGTGGGAGATGCTTCGTTGATCGTCATTGACACCCCTGTCTGGATCTGGTGGGTGGATGATCATCCAAAGCTCAACCGGTCCGTGCGCGACCGGATCGATCGCGAGCGCGATGTCAGAGTCTGCGCGGTTTCCCTGCTTGAGATCGCGACTGCGGTGTCATTGAATCGGCTGATTCTTCGACCGTCCGTCCGAGCATGGCTGGAAGTCGCACAGACTGCCGAGCAGATTCGAATCGAGCCTTTGACCGACGCATTGTGTCTCGAATCGGTCAGTCTGCCCGGCGACTTTCATCGGGATCCGGCAGACCGACTAATCGTGGCCCTTGCCCGGCTGCTCGAAACGGAACTAGTCACCGCCGACGAGAAGATCATTGCATATTCCGGTGTTCGGACGATCCCGGCATCGTGATGAGGACCAACTGCGTCGTGCGTATCGCAGCGACGAAAAGCTCTACCGGTGCCCTGTTAGGTGCATTTTGTACGACCCCGATTCCCGTTGAGGAATCGGGGTTCGCTTTGATGACTGAGAGGAGGAAGTGTGCGTTCCCCCCTTGGTTGTTGCATTGACGCGCTCGTCGCGCCGATATGCTCATCGCACCATAAGCGCTGACCGTGCGGCACGCGCTCCGCTTCGCGTCGCGGCTAACCGAGGACACGTTTCGTGGTTAGCCGCGACGCGAAGCGGAGCGCGTCCACGACGCGGAAAGACGCAGACGATCACCCGTGATCGTGACCGTCACGACCCGGACGTCTCCGGCACTACCTTTCGACCTTCGACGACCCTTCCCGGGCGGGATTTTTTGTTTGGTTTTTGTTCGATAATCCGTACACTTATAGAACATTCTTTTTACCCGGCGTACGCCGCCGGGATGGGAGGTTTCTATGCGCCAGTCGTCGAAGCTTGCGGAGTTCATGGACGCGAAACCGTCCGCGCGGTCGAAGCAGTCCACATTCTCGTCTGCCCAGCGGGATGCGATTCTTGCCGGGGTGCCGCCGGTCGGGATGTTTCAGCCGTTCGTGTCGCCAGCGCCGGAGATGTGCGGCGGGTTTGGGTCGGATCGCGGCGCTGCCGCGGTGCCGGTGATGGATGGCTCGCCGACCTCCAACCCTTGCGATGGCGCGCAGCAGCGTCGGTCGCGGGCGGAGCAGGCGCGGATCAATGGGGCTCGGTCGCGCGGACCGGTGACGCCGGCGGGCAAAGCCGCCAGCTCGCAGAATGCGCTCAAGCACGGGTTGTGCGCCCGGGGCGTTTTGATTCCGGGGGAGGACCCGGCGATCTACCAAGCGTTTGTGGATGATTTTATCGTCGAGCTGAACGCCGTCGGATCGCTGCAGGTGACGCTGGCCGAGCGGGCGGCGGAGCTGGCGTGGAAGCTCAAGCGGGTGCCGGTGCTGGAGTCGTCCATCTTCGCCGGGCGGCGCGAAACGCGCAAGCTCGACGACCTGGCGCTCGGCGGTTTGGGCGATCTGGTCCAGGAGATGCTGAGCGACGACGACACGATGCTGGTCCGCCTGCAGCGGTACGAGCTGCGGCTGGAGCGGTCGATGCGCGGGTGCTTGCGCGAATTGCGCGAGGTGCAGCGGCATGCGGTGTTGTACGGGGCGCGAGAGCGGGGAGATCCGTCGGCGGATGACGCGGGAGATGTTGCGATGGATGACTTCGCGACGGACTTTGCGGCAATGGACGGTGGCACGATGAATGGTGTTACTGCGGATGGTGCCACGTCGGGTGACGTCACGACTGATGGGGCGATGACGCCGGTGTCTGAGGTACTCCGAAGACCCGGATGCCCCGCGCCGATCGCACCAGGAATCCGGGTCTTCGGGGTACCTCAGACACCGGCGTTCATCAGTGCGCCGGGTTCGTTCGACGCGTTGGGTTCGTTTGGCTTTCCTTGGGTTCATTCCGCAGAAACAGGAGGAGGTGGAGGATGGACATCAGCGGGTGCGTGACGTCGCTCGCACGGCTTGGAAAGCCGTGTTACGGACGCCTTGGCGGACAATGTTGTCGGGTTCGTTCGGCGTTTTCGCCTGTGACGGGTTCTCGGGTTCGTTTGGCGCATTCGGCGAACCAGAGTGCTGCGGCGGTTCCGCCATGGGATAAGGACGGACACCGATGCAGGACCGGAGGCGTCATCAGTGACACGGGCTTCCAGCCCGTGCGGGGTGCGTTGTAGTAGGAAGCGTTTGCGATTTCTCAACTCCGATGCCTGACGCACGGGCTGGAAGCCCGTGTCACTAATGACGCCGTTCTTTGCCACGGCGGGCGTTCGGCGTGCTCGGAGAGCGTGGGGCGAATCGCCGTCTTTGACCGAGCCGGCTGGCGAATGAAGCCGGGGCGTTTACCGCCGAATCCGACCCTGCCGGGAGCCGGCACCGACGTCGCTGCGGTGCGAACTGGCCGCGCATCCTGTAAAAGCTATCCACGAACCCCGAATCTGTCGGGACTTTTCGTGATGGGGTTGGCGGATCTAATGAAGGGCCGTGATGGCAGCCGATGTCGAGGAAGTCGTTGAATCTGGTGCAACCGACGGTTTTGGAGGTCTCGGCCTGGATGCCGGGCTGATCAAGACGTTGTCTGATCTCGGCTACGAAGAGCCGACACCGATCCAGCGAGAGACCATTCCGCCGTTGCTCGCCGGGCGCGATCTGATCGGGCAGGCCGCGACGGGTACCGGTAAGACGGCGGCGTTCGCGTTGCCGATCCTTCAGCGCATCGCCGCCGCGGGCAAGGACCGTCCGCGGCCGTCGGCGCTGGTGCTCGTGCCGACGCGCGAACTGGCGATGCAGGTCGCCGAGGCGATGCACAAGTACGGTAACCGGCTGAAGGTGACGACGATCCCGATCTACGGCGGGCACTCGTTCGGGCAGCAGGCGCAGGCGCTGCAGCGGGGCGTGGACGTGGTGGTGGCGACGCCGGGACGGGCGGTCGATCACATCGGTCGCAAGACGATGAACCTGAGCGGCATCTCGGTTCTGGCGCTGGACGAAGCCGACGAAATGCTGGACATGGGGTTCGCCGACGACCTGGAGACGATCCTGTCGGCGACGCCGGAAACGCGGCAGACGATCTTCTTTTCCGCGACGCTGCCGCCGCGCATCGCCGGGATGGCCAAGCGGTACCTGCGTGACCCGCTCCGCATCCACATCGAGCAGGAGAAGCCGACCAAGGGCATCGCGCCGAAGGTCCGCCAGACGGCGTACATCATTCCGCGCAGCCGCAAGCTGGAGGTGCTCGGCCGGGTGCTCGACATGGAAGACCCGCGGTCGGCGTTGATCTTCTGCCGCACGCGGACCGAGGTGGACAGCCTGACCGAACGGCTCAACGCGCACGGTTACCGGGCGCAGTCGCTGCACGGCGGCATCACGCAGGACCAGCGCAGCCGGGTCATCAAGCGACTGAAGGACGGCGCAATTGACCTGGTCGTTGCCACTGACGTGGCGGCGCGAGGCCTGGACATCGAGAACCTGGCGCTGGTGGTGAACTATGACGTGCCGGCCAACCCCGATGCGTACGTGCATCGCATCGGCCGCGTTGGCCGGGCGGGGCGCGAGGGTGTCGCGGTCACGCTGGTCGATCCGCGCGAGTCGCGCCTGCTGGGCCAGTTTGCGCGTCAGGCGGGTGGACGGATCGAAACGGCGCTGGTGCCGACCGTCACCGATCTGCGGGCCAAGCGACTGGAGCTGACCCGCGCCGCGATTCGCGAAGCGATTCTCGCCGGCGGGCTCGACCGGTA is part of the Humisphaera borealis genome and encodes:
- a CDS encoding DEAD/DEAH box helicase; translated protein: MAADVEEVVESGATDGFGGLGLDAGLIKTLSDLGYEEPTPIQRETIPPLLAGRDLIGQAATGTGKTAAFALPILQRIAAAGKDRPRPSALVLVPTRELAMQVAEAMHKYGNRLKVTTIPIYGGHSFGQQAQALQRGVDVVVATPGRAVDHIGRKTMNLSGISVLALDEADEMLDMGFADDLETILSATPETRQTIFFSATLPPRIAGMAKRYLRDPLRIHIEQEKPTKGIAPKVRQTAYIIPRSRKLEVLGRVLDMEDPRSALIFCRTRTEVDSLTERLNAHGYRAQSLHGGITQDQRSRVIKRLKDGAIDLVVATDVAARGLDIENLALVVNYDVPANPDAYVHRIGRVGRAGREGVAVTLVDPRESRLLGQFARQAGGRIETALVPTVTDLRAKRLELTRAAIREAILAGGLDRYRVAVESLAQEHDLMTVALACVKLAHKAAGGDRDDGEDGDPSRPSGPTGGKSGGAKPASARTTAASPGSAAPVEEEPAAAMSRLYVGVGRTDGILPQHIIAAITGLTGIMGEQIGTVEIADRHSVVEVPESLVEKVIYGMRKCRIRGRKAAVRRFLDNRQP